The region ATCGCCGTACCAGCCGATCATCCGGCTCGCCATCGAGCCGCGGCCCCAGGAATAGCGCTCGTAGATGTTGGGCGAGCGGGTCTTGTGGGCATAGCCCAGTTCGAGCGTGAGAACGTCTGACGGCGTCCACGTCACGAGTGCGGAGCCGTTCCAGTTGTCGTCGTTGCGCGCGCGGTCGATGGCGTTGAAGGCACTGGCCGCCATGACGTCGGCCATCTGCATCATCGAGGTGCCGTAAGGCGCGACCTCGCCGGTGTTCATCTCCACCCGCTCGAAGCGCAGGCCCAGCGTCGCGCTGAGCGTGTCGGAGACGTGGCTCTCCCACTCGCCATAGGCCGCGAGGCGGTTGCGATGGCCCGCGTTGACGTTCACGAAGGCATTCGGGCCCATCATCATCGAGCCTTCGACCGGGGGCCAGTAGTCGTCGATCCATTGATGGTGGTACTCGATCCCGGTGCGCAGGCGATTGTGTTCGCCCGCAGCGAAATCGAACTTCGCTGCGGCATCGAAGCTGTGCACCTCGGTGTTCATCGGCATCGAGCCGGGCAGCTTGTCGGCGAGGAAGTTCATCTCGTGGTCGGTGTCGCGCCAGCCTGCCGAGAGATCGACGTCGCCCCAGTCGAATTCGCCGCGGTAGCGCCCCTGCGCGAACCACGAGCGGTTGTCGACCATGTCCATCCACTGGTTGGGGAAGCCCTCATAGGGGCTGAAATGGTATCCGCCCTTCAATTCCCACAGCCCGGCTTCGGTCTTCAGCGCGAGCGCGAGGGCATGGTCGGTCTTGGCGTATTCGCTCGAGCGCACCGCGCCGCGCGAGCCGCCGGCATCGTAGTTTTCCGATTGGATATAGGAGCCGGTGTAGGTCGCCGAGAGGTTGCGGGTAGCGAGCGTCAGCGCGAGCGAGGTGCCAAAGGTATTGCCGTTCGAGCGATAGTAGCCCGAGGCCGAGCCGGTCACGAGCACGCCCTCATTGTCGGCAAAGCGTGGCGGAGCGCTCTCGACCGAGATCACGCCGCCGATGTTGTCGCCGCCCATCGAGACCGGGGCAACGCCCGGGACCACGCTCACCGAACCCAGCGTCTGCGGATTGGTGTAGGAGAGCGGCGAGTTCATGTCGTTGGGGCAGGCCATGTCAATGCTCTGCCCATCGACGAGGATGTAGAGCCGCTGCTCGGTCAGGCCGCGCACCATCGGCATCGCGGAAAAGCCGCCGCCGGTGCTGACGCTGACGCCGGGCAGGGCGGAAAGGACCTGTGCGGTGTCGCTCGAGGAGGCACCTTCGCGGCGCAGCGTCTCGCCCGAGATCGAGGCGCCGGTCGCAACCTCGCGGGGGGGGGAGCCATGCACGATTGCGACCGGATCGGCGTCGGCGGCATTTGCGGCAAGGAGCGGAGCGGGAACGAGAGTGGTGCAGGCGATGAGCGCCGTGCGCAGCGCGCGGCTGGTGGTGAAGGACATTATTCGAATTTCCTGACTGGCCCGCGATGGCGGGTGCGAACGTGCTGTGCGGCAGCCTCGCGCGACGCGCCGGGGGCGCGGCGAGGGTCATGCCGTGTCGTCGGGAGCGCGCGGATGCGGCGCTCGTTCGGGTCAGGACGTCAGCGGCGGGCCGCGCAGGGGCGGGGTCAGGTAGGCGCGCGGCGCGAGGCGCAGTGGTGCTACCGGCAGGAAGCCGAGCGCGAGGATGAAGGCGAGCGCGAGTGCCAGCAGGACCGGATCGCTCGCGCCGAGGCCCGCCATCGAGAGCCCGGTGAAGGGACACTCGCGCGCGGCCTTGGCGTGCTCTGTTTCGGATTCGCTCGGATGCAGGGCCTTGCCAGGCAGGTCGATGCGCTTGAGCGTGGTCTGCCCCTGTCCGTCGCAGATCTGGACGGTGAGGGTGGTCCCGGTGGCGGCTGTGCCGATCGCGCCGATCATGAAGCCAGTGGGCACGAACGCCTTCATCGCCAGCGCAAGCGCCAGGATCAGCGCCGCCATCGTGCGATGGTGGCGCAAGCTATCGCGAAGTGCCCTCATGGTCGGCTCCGCCTAGCCCGCGCAAGGGCAGGTGTCACGCGGGGATATTGCGAGGCGCGCAAATGGCCTCGCGGGTGCGCGGCTCAGTGCATCGCGAGGATCAGGTTGCGCACCTGCGGATAGACCTGGTTCTCCCACTTCGAGCCGGAGAAGACGCCGTAGTGGCCGACGCCGGG is a window of Novosphingobium aureum DNA encoding:
- a CDS encoding DUF2946 family protein, giving the protein MRALRDSLRHHRTMAALILALALAMKAFVPTGFMIGAIGTAATGTTLTVQICDGQGQTTLKRIDLPGKALHPSESETEHAKAARECPFTGLSMAGLGASDPVLLALALAFILALGFLPVAPLRLAPRAYLTPPLRGPPLTS
- a CDS encoding TonB-dependent receptor; this encodes MSFTTSRALRTALIACTTLVPAPLLAANAADADPVAIVHGSPPREVATGASISGETLRREGASSSDTAQVLSALPGVSVSTGGGFSAMPMVRGLTEQRLYILVDGQSIDMACPNDMNSPLSYTNPQTLGSVSVVPGVAPVSMGGDNIGGVISVESAPPRFADNEGVLVTGSASGYYRSNGNTFGTSLALTLATRNLSATYTGSYIQSENYDAGGSRGAVRSSEYAKTDHALALALKTEAGLWELKGGYHFSPYEGFPNQWMDMVDNRSWFAQGRYRGEFDWGDVDLSAGWRDTDHEMNFLADKLPGSMPMNTEVHSFDAAAKFDFAAGEHNRLRTGIEYHHQWIDDYWPPVEGSMMMGPNAFVNVNAGHRNRLAAYGEWESHVSDTLSATLGLRFERVEMNTGEVAPYGTSMMQMADVMAASAFNAIDRARNDDNWNGSALVTWTPSDVLTLELGYAHKTRSPNIYERYSWGRGSMASRMIGWYGDGNGYVGNPDLKPEEADTVSAVVALTPVEGLHLRLSPYYTRVDDYIDALFVQNLSDMMGMDSGFVQLRFANIDAEFYGLDASAEAVLQGTRENGTTLSAALAWVHASNRTEDLPIYRQMPLNLRAGLAHRAGALELGANLEWVDAKTRVDPRRNEQRTAAYALVGLSAAYTLAGWRLAIEAENLFDKAYDLPLGGMSLGDYGVTGELAPVSGRGRSVNLSLSTKF